A window from Lampris incognitus isolate fLamInc1 chromosome 5, fLamInc1.hap2, whole genome shotgun sequence encodes these proteins:
- the nansa gene encoding N-acetylneuraminic acid synthase a, producing the protein MPLKFELCPGRMVGGSHPCFIIAEIGQNHQGDMEIAKKMIKMAKECGADCAKFQKSELDHKFNKKALERPYTSKHSWGKTYGEHKRHLELSHEQYRELQKYAKEVGIFFTASGMDEMAVEFLHELNVPFFKVGSGDTNNFPYLEKTAKKGRPMVVSSGMQSMETMRRVYQMVKQHNPNFAILQCTSAYPLEAEDVNLRVIMEYQKEFPDIPIGYSGHESGISISVAAVALGAKIVERHVTLDKTWKGTDHEASLDPSELAELVRSIRLVERALGTGLKQMLPCEKPCHDKLGKSVVAKVKIAKATALTLDMLTVKVAEPKGVPPEEIFQLVGKVVTEDIEEDESIVPEILDNYGKKTKC; encoded by the exons ATGCCTTTAAAGTTTGAACTCTGTCCCGGCAGAATGGTCGGAGGCTCCCACCCATGCTTCATCATCGCTGAAATTGGACAAAACCATCAGGGAGACATGGAGATTGCCAAGAAAATGATCAAGATGGCCAAG GAGTGTGGAGCTGACTGTGCCAAATTCCAGAAAAGTGAGTTAGACCACAAGTTTAACAAGAAAGCCTTGGAGCGTCCATACACGTCTAAGCACTCATGGGGGAAAACCTACGGAGAACACAAGCGCCATCTAGAGCTCAGCCACGAGCAGTACAGGGAGCTGCAAAAATATGCTAAAGAGGTTGGCATCTTCTTCACCGCCTCAGGAATGGATGAG ATGGCGGTGGAGTTCCTCCATGAGCTCAACGTGCCTTTTTTCAAAGTTGGCTCCGGAGACACCAACAACTTCCCTTATCTGGAGAAGACAGCAAAGAAAG GTCGTCCCATGGTGGTGTCCAGCGGGATGCAGTCCATGGAGACAATGCGGCGGGTCTACCAGATGGTGAAGCAGCACAACCCAAACTTTGCCATCCTGCAGTGTACCAGTGCCTACCCTCTGGAAGCCGAGGATGTCAACCTCCGAGTTATCATG GAATACCAGAAGGAATTCCCTGACATTCCCATTGGCTATTCTGGCCATGAGTCTGGGATTTCCATCTCAGTGGCTGCCGTGGCTCTGGGAGCAAAGATTGTGGAGCGTCATGTGACCTTGGACAAGACGTGGAAAGGAACCGACCATGAAGCCTCCCTGGATCCCTCAGAGCTGGCAGAGCTGGTCAGGTCCATCAGACTGGTGGAGAGGGCTTTGGGTACTGGCCTCAAGCAGATGTTACCCTGCGAGAAGCCATGCCATGACAAG ctgggTAAATCTGTGGTGGCCAAGGTGAAGATCGCCAAGGCCACAGCCCTGACTCTGGACATGTTGACGGTGAAAGTGGCCGAACCGAAGGGGGTTCCTCCAGAGGAGATCTTCCAGCTGGTCGGGAAGGTTGTGACTGAGGACATTGAGGAGGATGAGAGCATCGTCCCGGAGATCTTGGACAACTATGGGAAGAAGACTAAGTGCTGA